TGCAGGCTGCTTGCCTTGCTGGCGGGCGGGTGAGCTGCTGGGTGGCAGGTCGGTTGCTGATGAAAAGGGAAGCGACGCTTTTTACTTTTGTGCTGGTTGTGGAGCGGAGCTGTTGGTGGAGGGAAGGAATGTTGAGTGTTTCGGCCCAAAATGAAGTAATCCTCAAATGAGTGTACCTGTTAAAGTACAGCTTTCGCAAGAATTTCTGAGACCTGAGAGTACCAACGCCTCTAATTTCCAAAATACGACTTAATTTTGCAtgggttttgtctgtttgttcTTAGATTCCCACTGAAGGATTCAAAACGTCTGATTCAGTGGCTGAAAGCTGTTCAGAGAGACAACTGGACTCCCACCAAGTATTCATTTCTTTGCAGCGAGCATTTCACCAAAGACAGCTTTTCTAAGCGACTGGAAGACCAGCACCGGCTGCTGAAGCCCACTGCTGTCCCTACCATCTTCCAGcttgcagagaaaaaacacGACAACCTGGATTATgtcagaagcagaagaaaaatagcaagCCAGGTGACACTGCAGGATGGAGAAGACCCTagggaaggaggctgtgagGTAGTTCAGAGAACCTCATCTTCTGGCCAGGACTTCATGGTGATGCAAGGGACAAATGAGATGGAGGAGGCAACTTTGCAAGTGGAAATCGGATCgattgaggaggaagaagagaaccTCCACAGCCAGCGGGATGGACCTCGGAGAAGGACGTTAGGTGATAAATTGGTTGCAAAGCCTGGACCTCAGAAAAAGCCTGAGAGATCTTCTGTGGAGGACTGTCCTAAAGCCACCTGGACAGGGAGCTGGATAGCAGATAGAAGTGGTGTGTCAGTTGACGATTTCACCCCTCCTGCCTCTGGTGCTTGCAAGTTCATTGGCTCCCTTCATTCTTACAGCTTTTCCTCGAAGCATGCCAGAGAGAGGCCATCTTTCCCAAAAGAGCAGCTAGAAAGGAAAAGGCCAAAGAGAGATGTGGAAccaagctgcagcagccatCTTATGGGACACAATAAGGCCGTAGCGGAAGGCTCCCCTACTTCATCCCTCACTGCAACCCCTCAGAAACCTTCCCAGGGTTTGTCGGCATCCCCTGCAGACCTTACCCCTCAGCCTGCCGctgaggctgtggtggggcggaAGGGTGATACAGATGCCAACCCCATGTCAATCAACGAGGTCATCATGTCGGCCTCAGGAGCTTGCAAGCTCATTGACTCCCTCCACTCATACTGTTTCTCCTCCAGGCAGAGCAAAAGTCAGGTGTGCTGCTTGCGTGAGCAGGTAGAAAAGAAGAATGGAGAGTTGAAACTTTTGAGGCAGAGGGTCAGTCGCTCTGACAGTCAAGTCAGGAAACTGAAGGAGAAGCTAGATGAGCTGAAGAGGATCAGTTTCCCTTACTTGAACAGCCTGCTATCCCAGGACTGTGGTCAGTATTCCCAGTGGCTTTGCATTGAGGCAGAATACAccattttcttacaaataagAGGCTGTTTAAGTTACAAGTTGTAGAGATGTGATGGGTAAAAAGTATGAGAAAGGTACGTCTTTGGAAGGAAAAGTAGTAGCTTGTGTTAAACCAACAGACAGAGGTGAAAAAATGAGAGTTTTGGGCACATGAGTTATTTCTTATATCCCAAAAGTTTTGGAGGTGATTCCTGGTATGCAATGGGAAGTTTGGTCATGGTGTTGCTGACAACTCtcttgatgatttttttttttttttttttttcctgcctggaTTATTTTAACTTGTTTGTGACTCAGTAGCACCTGTTAGGATTTGTCTTCCTTTGGAGTGTGCCTGTgaatttttttggtgtgttaaTGAGCTGTCATGGGCAGCAGGTATCTGGGAAAGCTGTTGTAGTCGTCTCCAGTGATGTAAGAAGTACTTGTGATCTTAGATTTCATATGCTGCGCTCACTACACGAAGTCTAAGCGAGGTGGTAGGTATCAAATATGACAATGTCATGATAACACAGTGAGGTCACTTTTTGTGACCGGATGTCTGTGTTTGAACATTTCCTCCCTTAGAAGGCAGAAGTCATCGGGAAAAGGATAATAAAGTGGCAAGAGATGGAGAATGACTTCtctatcaattaaaaaaataaaactgagacACTTGAAAATGTAAGGGAGCTCAGCAAGGGATGAGGTCATGTAAAAAAGTTGTTGTGGAGAAGTCGAATCGGGCCATAACCCTTTTTCTTGCAAGAAAAGGAGTGATTTACTATACAGCTGATAAAACTTCTGCACAGTGACTCTAGTTGTGAGATGCAATTCAGGGGTAGTTTACGAGTATTTAATGATGTTTGGTATTTGTGTGGCTGCTGAGGAAATGTTGGGTTGCCTTGTGAAGGATGCGTGGCTTGGGGCTTTCTTGAAGAAGTCATCACACATGGATGGTTAGGTATCTTCTGATAGTAATTCTTGAATCTCTTCCTtaggataaaaagaaatcttcattGCTGCTTCTAAAACCGTGTAGTATTAGACATGGTCAGAAACACGATACTGGCGTAGGCAGACTGTTATAGCATGGCCTACTTCCTGCTTCTTCAGTCAAGTGCAAGAAAATAAACCCCGACAAAATTCTTGAAGGTCAATACCCAATGCTAGTTTTACcatgtgtttttaatttttcgAAGTATAAGAAAACTCACAGTTTGATTTGGgtagagagggggaaaaagaatgtttttcccCCTCCGTGGGAAATCAACATAGTCTTATTTGTACCTTCTGGTCTGtgtttttgtattgttttgttgTCAAACTACAGAAAATATCTATATACAATTTTAGGGCTTGTAATTGttattcatatatatgtatatatgaaaaAGGATGTCTAGTTTTGTTGGAATACCTTCAATGAGATACTAATggcaaaaagaaagatgtttatCTTTATTCGAGGAAGCACTGTGATTTTCCTGAGATGGATCTTCTTATATGTATATGGCTTTGAGAACATGAGAATTGCATATTAAGAATATCTTCTTTAAGAACATAAGAATtatatattctgttttctaagggaaaatacaattattatttttttaacgAATTGACTAGCTCATTACCTGTTCTGCCATCTCTTACCAGCAAAATTGGAGATCAGTATGTGAAAATGAACCATTTTGGCGATTGTAGCTTGGTGCAATGGGAAGTTCTTACGGAGCCCTTTGGCTGGTGACTTTTTCTAAGGGGttggtgggtgggtggttggcagctttttttttcttcttttttagcTGAATCTTGGTGCTGTTCTGCCTTGTATTGCTTTTTGTGTGCTCACAGTAATAGTTTATGGCAGTCAAAATACCTGATTAAGTGCAGCTGATTGCTGCTGGGCAGAGTCTGGTTTATGCCTAGACACTAAGTTTTACTGTAATACAGAGCTAAATTGAAGAAAGGCTTTTTGGtattcataaaaatacagtCAGGTAATGTATTACCTCAATAATaattacagactttttttaGTAGCTACGTTGCAGTTGTCCCAAGTCATCTGATGTGTAGTTGAGGTGCTGTTGTTAGCTGTGAACCTGagcttgtgtattttttttcttctaaaggcAGTGCCTTGGGGATAGGGAGCGTAAGTACAGTAACCGACAGGACTGACCGTGCAGGTTGTTACGTGTCTGCATCCCAACTCCACATGCTGCGGGACctctctttgctgctgcctgacGCTCAGCCGCTTCCACAGAATTGCGAACAGAAAAGTGAGCTTTTAGGCCTGCGCCCGTTAAGCAGATCTTCATTTTGGTACTAGTTCTCAACCAATATTTTCCTCCAGTGAGACAAGTAAATTTCTGCTGGCTGTACCCAAACTACAGCCAGCTGGAAAGAGCAGGTTTCAGCAAAACTGGTATACATGCAGCCTCCGCCAGCCACACTTGAAGATTGGTGACTCAGTCTGGGTGAGTTTGGCTCACAGTGTGCTCGAACTGTCATGTTGTGCTCAAGCGGTGTTTCCCAACCTGTCTTAACAGGGGTGTTGACTAACTGGTTTTAGGAGAAGCCCTGGACTGTTTCCTACCCAGCTGCCACATTGGCCTTTTCCATCTAAACATTGAATTTGCTCTCTCCTTTGGTAGGGGAGTGTTTCCTTCTGTCTTATGAGCTGCTTCAGAGGTCCATGGACCAAAGGTTGAGGAGCTTCTAGCAGAGGAGTTCCGTTAGGCACAGCACACCAGGCAGAATGAGGTCAGATGCATCTTCTGGAGAAGATGCACTGGGAGAAATTGGGGAGAGTCAATGAACAGCTATGGATCCAgtgtcctggggagggggagactATTCTAACAGCCATGTCCTCTGATGCACAAATACTATTTGACCAGCTTGTTCTGCTTGAAcatttcacagctctgctgcatcaTGCTCCCCCAGTACTAGCATAGACGGGAGATCTGAGGGTCCTCCTTTCCTCGTCTTAATGTGTTCAAGCTTGGTCCTTTTATAAAACTACATCTCCCAGCAGGCACTGGGATAACTGTGTTGCCTAATCATGAGATCACTTCCCTTATGGCCATCTTGTCAACCCTGCGCAAAACACTTTCTGGTGAGCAAAGGTGGTTAGAGAGCTAGACCAAGCAATAGAAAAGTAACTCTGCAAATTATGGCTGGCAATGGAGCAATCGCAGGTAGGATTCAACGGGGTTGAAGTGTCTGTGTTTATCAGACAGGTAAAGCTGTTAGAATTCAGCTGTTTGAGCATACGTGAAGCCGCTTGCACACTGCATGTCTATTTTCATGAAGGTCATATTAAAGGCAGGAGAGTTTGCAGAATGAGTCCATCTGAAAAACAGTTAGAAATTTGCTAGGAATCTGTAGGAAATCATATTTCCCTCCAGCttagttttgtctttaaatatttctacaaaGCCAGAGTAGAAATGGGGCCATTTGTAATTCTTTTTACATACCAATAAAGCATAGTTTGTGAACTTTGTGGACAAGCAGAAGGATTCAAACAttaaatgtttggttttgtgctgaGGTGGGAGTCCTGATGCCTGGTCTGTGGGGCCTGAGGTGCTGTTTCCCATCGAGGTGGCAAAAGGTTTTCGTTTGTGTTGCAGAAAACAAATAGCAAAATCATGTTTCTCAGTGGCAGTAGAAATGGGGTTGTGCAAGGATGCGAGATGCTGTACTTTCATCTGTCTGAGCAGGACTTGGAACAGCAATGGGTCCTTGTCCAGTTTAgcttgaaaatgaaacatttatagTGGATTGCAGAGATGTGCTGTCAGAAAAATTGCCTCTGCCAGGGCAGGCACTGCTGACTTGGCAGCTGCACATTAACTTGAAGCTAgattttggaaggaaaacactTATTCTGAGGTGGCAGGTggctgcttctgatttttttttcttctttattttttcttgtctggGATGGAAATGGCCAGGGTAGAAGGCTGGTCAATATGGTAAGAGGGTGTTACAAAGAACAAGGGGGCTATAAAGTAAGCTAAGAGCGAGACAAGGAGTAGGAGCGTGTGCATAGATTAAGAGCAGGGCTGAATTTGTGGCAGAAGGTACTACAAGGGAAGCTAGGTGAGACTTCACAGCACGTATGGCTCAAGCACGTGCTACACTGCAGCAGGTGGAAGGTAAGCTGCCTTCTGCTCCGCAACCAGTGTGCGGGCACCGACCTGACACACAGCAGGTTTGGGACTTGATGGATCAGGGACATGGCTCTTTCACCACCCCCTTGGAGAGAAAGGCAGTTGGAAGGGgggaaaacagactttttgctctgcagttgcttttttttttttcccccctggtGGAATggtcttggttttttttagttttttttcctaataggcTATACAGCTTGTGCATTAAGCATTTAATTCTGCAGTGAGTCGGCAGTGActcacaacagaaaaacagcttgcAACTAGGAACCAATGAAAATGCTGACTAAGGAGAACCTGAAAGTAAAACATATTGAGGTAAGCTCAGGTAGGATATTCAGGTTTCTTGTAATagtgtataattttaaaaatgttttctctgtgttttgtagTGCAGGAGAACTCTTGACAGTGATTGCAGGCACTGGAGCATTTTACTGCAGACATTAGAGGCAATAACATAACAGTGCTTGGTCCTGAAATTAATTACTAAGGCTGTAAGATGAAATTTTGTGAATGTAATAACATTCCCAACTTTTAAAGCAGAGGTGGAGCTAGAGCATGTCAGTGCTAGGAATTCTTTCCTGCTTTACTGAGGGGAGCATCAGCGAAGTGTGTAAAGGGGTACAACACtcagagaaaggcagcagagtaCAAAGCCACTTAAACATGGAAGAGGTATGCTGAACAAGGCTGCTCCTTAATTAGCAGAACCTTGATGATGATTTAAGTCCAGTAAGCAACTCAGCTGAAGAAAGGACTGCAGGAGGCTGCCCAGCTGTTGCTGTAGCACTTTGAGGACTGAGAAGAGGTGCTGCATGAGTGAGTGTGGGGTTTTcgtttggtttggtttggtggttggtttggtttttttggtggctgGGGGTGTTGGTTAAGTTTCCTGCAGCGAGTGTACCCCAGCTTAGGGGAAATAGGTTAGCTGTCTTGTTAGCAACGAGCTGGCTGCTCATGCCACAGTTTTGCTGATAAAGCGGCATAGGAATGTGTGCCAGCATAGCTTTCCGTGCCAGGAATCCCATTTGAGAGCCACACTGGCTGAAGCCTGTGTAGACATGGCCTGAGGGGCTTGTTCAGCTGCTTTGTCTGGTTTGTCTCATGGCAGGGAGAGCATGCAGTCTTCTGCTGCAAAGCGTAGAGAGCCGGTTACAGTCTGACTTTGCTACAGTGCTGGGAGGGATTTGACTTCTAAACCCTCCATAAATGAGGAAAGGTGTGGAAACAGTCTGTGAGTTTGGAGGGATGAAGTGGGTTCGGATGGTGAAATGGAGCTGACTTGTGTGCCCAGGAGCTGGGCATGCCATCCTGGAGTCTTGCTTATGTGCCTGTGGTTTTTGTCTCCCAGGCTGTTGCAAATTGTGAGCATTGTGGCTAAATTAAGTGGGATTTCATAGAGGAGTGGAGGTCTTGAAGATGCTGGGCCCCTAACAGCTTCAAGAAAATGTATCATCTGACAGGGGGAAGTGACTCCAGGAATTTCCTTGCTAAGAAAGAAGCTATAGTGTGAGCTTCCCTGTTAGATAAGAGAAACTCTGCATGTGGATGCAGGAGAACCAGCCTTAAGGACCCAATCTGAGTCTGAAGCTTTAGACATGCAGAAGAGTGGCCAGTGTCTCTTGCACTGCAAATTCTCAAGTGTGGTTTGTGTTCTTGATACCATCACACACTTACGTTTTAAGCTATAGTAGCAGGTTGTTTGTAAAAGTGATGTGCCAAGAGTTTAGATCTTTAAAAAGGGAAGTATATGCTCCTTTGTCAGTGAAATTCCTCTTGACAGTGACTGCATCTATGAACCTGTTTGTTTGAAACAAAGCAGCTCAGCAAAggtattttcctctttaaacTCTTACTTTTTGTTGCTGCAATAGTCTTGCATTTACGCACCCCAACTATgatgtaagaagaaaatttcttttaaaatcactacttttttttttttttttttttttttatgggctCAGTCAGACTCCTTCCTGtctcccctctcctgcttttCCATTCTCTCAGCTCAGCCCTCTAGCCCAGAAGGCTcccagggaggaaaaaggacTTAGTCCACTTGTCAGAGACTGATACTAAAGGTAAGAAGAGCACTGCATAGGATGTGATCAGGATGTGTTTACTCCTCTGCACTCCACTGAGTCTCTGTCCTTGTCCCTAACCAGCACTTATGGTTTTCCAAGTGACATAACAAACTAAAAACCTCATGTTGGCTTTGCTGCCATCCAGAGAGTTTGGGAAAGTAATAACGATTGCTTGGCCATGTTGTTTGCCTGGGTGCCGTAGACTTCAAGGTGCACAGCTACATCTTCACTTTTCAGGTGGTTACAAGTGCGGCTCTTTGGACGTGAGACCAGCATGCCTAGTGGAGCACCTCCAGCCAGACTGGACGCTGCACGGCGAGGTCAGGCTGTGTGTGGGTGCTGGAAACAGTCGGTTGGCTTCTCTTCACTCATAACCAAGTCTAGAGAGTGGAAATGGCTAAAGCCATTTCTTTCGTCTGTCATGTTGATGCTCTTTCCTGAAATGCTGCAAGGTTGGCAggcaaaaggaaatgaaatgccATATTATAAGCACTCAGATGACAGAAAGTATCTTGCTCCTCGGCTTTGTTGCTGCTTCCTGACCCaggagagggcagcagcagcccaggctgcggtctcttccagcctttccagaactttgctcttccccttcttgATGGGAGTTTGAGCCTGCAAAAAGCTTGGCAAGAAACACAGTGCATACAGTAGCAAGCGAAAGGCAAATACCAGTTGGCTGGGGTAGTGACCGTCTCCTTACTTGCAAAACCGTGTGCTCTCAGCATGGAAGTAGAAAGGGAAACTGGTTCATAAGCAGCAGCGTAGAAGTATGGGGGTTCTTGTAGCAATAACTTTGGACTTTTGTTATTGATCATCACTATGTTGAGGTCTTTGCTGCACCAGAAAATAATGTTGTGTTGCTTTGGTTGCTCAGAGCACAGGTGGAAGGTAAGTACAGTGAAATACTGTCCGGTATAGTAATACTGATGTGTGGCTTGTAGGAACCCCTTCTTAAAACTTTGGTAAGCTGGTGGTGAATGCACAGGCTATCAGAACAGTCTTTGCAAAGGCTGCCTCTGATGCTGTAGGTTTTTATCACCTATTTTGTAGtgagctttcattttttctcatgCTGTTTTACTTGTGAAATACTTCAGGATAAAGAATAGTAATAGCAGCACCTTGCCGACTTGTTGGCTGGCTTTCTAAACCTGCTATCTGgataataaataacaaaagtGGTCTCTCTTACCAGGGAAAGTTTGTGTTTCCCCTTGTTTGGCATTCCAGGTGCAGACTCTCCATTCCTCTTCCTCGTTCAGTCTTTTTAGCCTGATGTTTGGGACTGAACACAGTGAAACTCTGACTGATCAAGCTAGTATTTACTCACAGCATCAGCTTTTTAGGTCAATTTCTCCCTGCATCTGAGTCTGTGCCTTTTAGACCGTCTGGACAGGTAGTTTGTTCTTGTATTACATGATATCACTAGGTGTGGAAAACAGCCCCCTTTAGCTCCCACCCTGGTGGTATGAGGCATTTATCACATGGGTGGAAGGAGGACATGCTTTAGGTATACTTCAGTCATACTTGTCTGCATAACATAGCTAACCTAGAGTAGTGGGCACATCACTTCTGTTGGTGTTTGTCTTTCCTGAGATTATGTGGGTCCCATATCACTTTCCCTGTTTAAACCTTAGGAATGGATCTGCCTTGCTTTCCTTTGACTTAAAATTGTCTGTTTCTCTGATTTATTGGGTATTTTTCAGGTCACACTCTctgaaatcacagcaaaatgcaaaccTGTTGTTACTCAAAGCTCTTTTAAAATGATTCATTAAAGAAGCTTTAACTTTGTGAAACAGACCTTGGTTGCTTCTTAATAAATGCATTGACAAAGGGATGTagttttctcttccatttaTGCTTTAACTTGCGGAGACCCTagtctttttaaaacatttcacttgGCCTTAGTCCACAGTCTTAAGCAGAACGACTTCTGAATGATCCCTGTCTCATTGTAAAAGTGCAGGGTGTTGTTAACCTCTTCAAGAAAATGACAGTCAAACTTTGATCTTGAATATGCATGCATCTGATTTTCATCTGATGCGAGGACTTGTTTCCTTGGTCTCAGAAACAAACAGGAATGGGACGTCCTTAGGGCTTGAGAAAAATCAGGCCAGAGCATTAGAGATTTAATTGTCATTTAGTGATAATTCTTTATGCTGGGATTTCAGTCTTCTCCTTCCTTGCATGTAGATGGGAGGGGGCTTTCTCTTCAGATCAAGCTACAGAGAGGAGTCTGAAGCAGACCACTTGGAAGAGAGCTCTAAGGCCAAGAGCAGGTTTGAAAACAGACCTACTTTTGTTACCTTT
This genomic stretch from Falco biarmicus isolate bFalBia1 chromosome 13, bFalBia1.pri, whole genome shotgun sequence harbors:
- the THAP4 gene encoding peroxynitrite isomerase THAP4 isoform X1, which encodes MAAAPARAAAAAVPADTYSPGAALRGCWCERDARPMGDPLAAGLRGGWLPAALVTVRCAGRLPPRWGLPFCRTERRRREGRGAGSATEPGPQEVAWRHVRVPLVQHDAGGGGLRGVRLGKSPHTGATIVLYGADRAPPLSPQEGNPPHTAPLGNAFDSSAATVRAARREAGRPAARRRFPLKDSKRLIQWLKAVQRDNWTPTKYSFLCSEHFTKDSFSKRLEDQHRLLKPTAVPTIFQLAEKKHDNLDYVRSRRKIASQVTLQDGEDPREGGCEVVQRTSSSGQDFMVMQGTNEMEEATLQVEIGSIEEEEENLHSQRDGPRRRTLGDKLVAKPGPQKKPERSSVEDCPKATWTGSWIADRSGVSVDDFTPPASGACKFIGSLHSYSFSSKHARERPSFPKEQLERKRPKRDVEPSCSSHLMGHNKAVAEGSPTSSLTATPQKPSQGLSASPADLTPQPAAEAVVGRKGDTDANPMSINEVIMSASGACKLIDSLHSYCFSSRQSKSQVCCLREQVEKKNGELKLLRQRVSRSDSQVRKLKEKLDELKRISFPYLNSLLSQDCETPQLNPVMEPLSWMLGTWLSDPPGDGTFPTMKPFQYLEEVHISHVGQPMLNFSFNAFHPDTRKPMHRECGFIRLKPDTNKVAFISAQNTGLVEVEEGEVNGQELSIASHSIARISFAKKPHVEQITRKFRLNSDGKLEQTVSMATTTQPMTQHLHITYKKVTP
- the THAP4 gene encoding peroxynitrite isomerase THAP4 isoform X3; this encodes MVICCAAANCSNRQGKAHRGAVSFHRFPLKDSKRLIQWLKAVQRDNWTPTKYSFLCSEHFTKDSFSKRLEDQHRLLKPTAVPTIFQLAEKKHDNLDYVRSRRKIASQVTLQDGEDPREGGCEVVQRTSSSGQDFMVMQGTNEMEEATLQVEIGSIEEEEENLHSQRDGPRRRTLGDKLVAKPGPQKKPERSSVEDCPKATWTGSWIADRSGVSVDDFTPPASGACKFIGSLHSYSFSSKHARERPSFPKEQLERKRPKRDVEPSCSSHLMGHNKAVAEGSPTSSLTATPQKPSQGLSASPADLTPQPAAEAVVGRKGDTDANPMSINEVIMSASGACKLIDSLHSYCFSSRQSKSQVCCLREQVEKKNGELKLLRQRVSRSDSQVRKLKEKLDELKRISFPYLNSLLSQDCETPQLNPVMEPLSWMLGTWLSDPPGDGTFPTMKPFQYLEEVHISHVGQPMLNFSFNAFHPDTRKPMHRECGFIRLKPDTNKVAFISAQNTGLVEVEEGEVNGQELSIASHSIARISFAKKPHVEQITRKFRLNSDGKLEQTVSMATTTQPMTQHLHITYKKVTP
- the THAP4 gene encoding peroxynitrite isomerase THAP4 isoform X2, with product MAAAPARAAAAAVPADTYSPGAALRGCWCERDARPMGDPLAAGLRGGWLPAALVTVRCAGRLPPRWGLPFCRTERRRREGRGAGSATEPGPQEVAWRHVRVPLVQHDAGGGGLRGVRLGKSPHTGATIVLYGADRAPPLSPQEGNPPHTAPLGNAFDSSAATVRAARREAGRPAARRRFPLKDSKRLIQWLKAVQRDNWTPTKYSFLCSEHFTKDSFSKRLEDQHRLLKPTAVPTIFQLAEKKHDNLDYVRSRRKIASQVTLQDGEDPREGGCEVVQRTSSSGQDFMVMQGTNEMEEATLQVEIGSIEEEEENLHSQRDGPRRRTLGDKLVAKPGPQKKPERSSVEDCPKATWTGSWIADRSGVSVDDFTPPASGACKFIGSLHSYSFSSKHARERPSFPKEQLERKRPKRDVEPSCSSHLMGHNKAVAEGSPTSSLTATPQKPSQGLSASPADLTPQPAAEAVVGRKGDTDANPMSINEVIMSASGACKLIDSLHSYCFSSRQSKSQVCCLREQVEKKNGELKLLRQRVSRSDSQVRKLKEKLDELKRISFPYLNSLLSQDCETPQLNPVMEPLSWMLGTWLSDPPGDGTFPTMKPFQYLEEVHISHVGQPMLNFSFNAFHPDTRKPMHRECGFIRLKPDTNKVAFISAQNTDYQKIQAQF